A genomic window from Leptospira broomii serovar Hurstbridge str. 5399 includes:
- a CDS encoding FAD-dependent oxidoreductase yields MNKKEEGFIPTKTQEQTEHCSVLIVGGGLVGSSAAVFLTQKGVSVLLIEKHAGSSPHPRAIGFTQRTLELFRSVGLADSIPQVHGSKKNVRRIRIESLAGEWFEEQAWSSVQEEDTNIEYSPCGASAIAQDRLEPMLQQKALEFGADLRFSTELLEFKQDSEKVTASVRDKEGNRYTIQADYMIAADGHRSPIREALRIERKGKGYLTTGRSVLFKAPLNEYLEKGFFQFSIDQPGFSAYLTTYNDGRWVLFYPDDTERDELTLKSDIVKAIGRSDLPIEIVTTGRWEVSALIADSFSAGRIFIAGDAAHTLPPNRGGYGANTGIEDAHNLAWKLQSVLSGESHTSLLDTYDQERKPIAWLRYQQIFAKNDYKAYSTEEDRAIAILDSRAMELGQLYRSSSIAEARENLPSALRPEEWSGQPGTRAPHFWITKEGNKISTLDLFQKGWVFLTASSEWKTSAGRIASSSGSKIDCYQFARDISSEEDAFQNSFGVEANGAVLVRPDGYIAWRSKGLPENADAVLRKALAYAACSR; encoded by the coding sequence ATGAACAAAAAAGAAGAGGGATTTATTCCCACAAAAACCCAGGAGCAGACAGAACACTGTTCCGTATTGATTGTAGGAGGAGGACTCGTAGGTTCTTCCGCAGCAGTCTTTCTAACCCAAAAAGGAGTCTCCGTGTTATTGATCGAAAAGCATGCAGGAAGCTCTCCCCATCCACGCGCGATCGGATTCACTCAGAGGACCTTGGAGTTGTTCCGATCCGTCGGTCTCGCAGATAGTATTCCCCAAGTCCACGGGTCGAAAAAAAATGTCCGAAGGATCCGGATCGAAAGCCTGGCAGGAGAATGGTTTGAAGAACAGGCCTGGTCTAGTGTTCAGGAAGAAGATACAAATATAGAGTATTCACCCTGCGGAGCCTCTGCGATCGCGCAAGATCGCTTGGAGCCTATGCTTCAACAAAAAGCCTTAGAGTTCGGGGCAGATCTGAGATTCAGCACCGAATTATTGGAATTCAAACAGGATTCAGAAAAAGTCACTGCATCCGTTCGAGATAAGGAAGGAAACCGATATACTATCCAAGCAGACTATATGATCGCGGCAGACGGTCATAGAAGTCCGATCCGAGAGGCTCTCCGGATCGAGCGCAAAGGAAAAGGATATCTAACCACAGGAAGGAGCGTTTTATTCAAGGCTCCTTTGAACGAATATCTAGAAAAAGGATTCTTTCAATTCTCGATCGATCAGCCGGGATTCAGCGCATATCTCACCACATATAACGATGGACGCTGGGTGCTTTTCTATCCGGATGATACGGAAAGAGACGAGTTAACTCTCAAGTCGGATATCGTAAAGGCGATCGGTCGCTCCGACCTGCCGATAGAGATTGTAACCACGGGCCGTTGGGAAGTAAGCGCATTGATCGCGGATTCTTTTTCTGCAGGCAGGATCTTTATTGCAGGAGATGCGGCGCATACACTTCCTCCGAACCGAGGTGGCTATGGAGCAAATACCGGAATAGAAGATGCTCATAATCTCGCGTGGAAATTGCAATCTGTCCTTTCCGGAGAATCACACACGAGCCTATTAGATACGTACGATCAAGAAAGAAAACCGATCGCTTGGCTTCGTTACCAACAGATCTTCGCAAAGAACGATTATAAGGCTTACTCAACCGAAGAAGATCGAGCAATCGCGATCCTAGACAGTAGAGCCATGGAACTTGGACAATTGTATCGTTCGAGCTCCATTGCAGAGGCTCGAGAAAATCTCCCGTCCGCTCTTAGACCGGAAGAATGGTCCGGTCAACCGGGAACTCGCGCCCCCCATTTCTGGATTACTAAAGAGGGAAATAAGATCTCTACGTTGGATCTGTTCCAAAAAGGTTGGGTATTCTTGACTGCGTCTTCCGAATGGAAAACTTCTGCCGGCCGTATCGCATCTTCATCAGGATCCAAGATCGATTGCTATCAATTTGCGAGAGACATTTCATCCGAAGAAGATGCATTTCAAAATAGTTTCGGAGTAGAAGCTAACGGAGCCGTGTTAGTTCGTCCCGATGGATACATCGCATGGCGGTCGAAAGGTCTTCCGGAGAATGCGGATGCTGTTCTCCGGAAAGCCTTGGCATATGCAGCCTGCAGTAGGTAG
- a CDS encoding TetR/AcrR family transcriptional regulator, whose amino-acid sequence MGLREEKKAKTKKRISDLATGLFIEKGFANVTVAEIAQKAEVSVPTLFNYFPTKESFVFDEETERERGFLDAVLNRKKGTSILDALLDHGLKSSAFKPEYLNNSGSFRELVQSTPELSAYERQLSMRYEKSLADVLQKEASKKLQRAQAEAIARFLLDAFYRAIDSSNPKATLVSLFKLIKEGWDE is encoded by the coding sequence ATGGGACTTAGGGAAGAAAAGAAGGCAAAGACTAAGAAGAGGATCTCGGATCTGGCTACCGGTTTATTCATAGAGAAAGGATTTGCCAACGTAACGGTGGCTGAGATCGCTCAAAAAGCGGAAGTCTCCGTTCCTACCTTATTCAATTATTTTCCGACCAAGGAATCCTTCGTTTTTGACGAAGAAACGGAGAGAGAAAGAGGCTTCCTGGATGCGGTCCTAAATAGAAAGAAGGGCACTTCCATCTTGGATGCGCTCTTGGATCATGGTCTGAAAAGTTCCGCATTCAAGCCTGAATACCTGAACAATTCCGGATCCTTTCGAGAATTGGTCCAGTCTACTCCGGAACTTTCCGCCTACGAAAGACAGTTGTCTATGCGTTATGAAAAATCCCTGGCGGATGTCCTACAGAAAGAAGCTTCCAAGAAATTGCAAAGAGCCCAGGCAGAAGCGATTGCTCGCTTCCTCTTAGATGCGTTTTATCGTGCGATCGATTCTTCTAATCCTAAGGCTACTTTAGTTTCCCTTTTTAAACTGATAAAAGAAGGTTGGGACGAATAA
- a CDS encoding winged helix-turn-helix domain-containing protein — MLYNSYIYQIIHNKSDSLSFLEIAEKALNETRKLMSLSEIWSLAKERNWKTDFVGITPWATISAQVCVNIKYKTQGKI, encoded by the coding sequence ATACTTTACAATTCTTATATATACCAAATCATTCATAATAAGTCGGATTCATTATCCTTCCTTGAAATCGCCGAAAAAGCTCTGAATGAGACAAGAAAGCTTATGAGCCTTTCCGAAATATGGAGTCTCGCAAAAGAACGGAACTGGAAAACAGACTTCGTTGGAATAACCCCTTGGGCAACGATCTCGGCGCAAGTCTGTGTGAACATAAAGTATAAAACACAAGGCAAAATCTGA